GGCCCGACCTCCGTACGGGGCAGGCCAGTTGCGGTACCGGAAGCGCCCTGCGCGCCGGCCGCAGCGAGATCGTGCACTTCCATTCCGCCCATGACGTGGACCTGCATCTCACCGACCGGGCGCTCGACCGCTTCTCCGCCGACCTCTCGGAGTCGACGGCCATCCGGCTGGTCCCGGGCTCCCGCTGGGTCACCGTCCACCTCGACTGCGACACGGACGTC
This DNA window, taken from Streptomyces sp. NBC_00663, encodes the following:
- a CDS encoding luciferase domain-containing protein — translated: MTLAERALERLRVWPDLRTGQASCGTGSALRAGRSEIVHFHSAHDVDLHLTDRALDRFSADLSESTAIRLVPGSRWVTVHLDCDTDVDLLMSLVSMALKAHQTPQADTADGCNFHRVTVIPSAPARPGGDRGSSPRTGGR